GGCGGCGTGCGAGGGGCAGGTGTGCTCGTCACTCCCGCCCGTACCGGGCCCCACGCGAACGAGGCCGTCGTTCCCGGTCAGCCAGTGCGGGTTGTGCCATGCCGTCGTGTCGTGACTCATTGCCTCCCCCTTGTCTCGGAACAGACGGCACCCTTCGGACCGGGCCGGGTGCGCCGCCGCATTCGACCGTAGCAGGAATCTTGGAACTCATTGGAAATTCTTGGCACAGGTTGGCTCCTGCGCTAAGCTGCCCCACATGGCGGCATCACTGGAGGAGCTCGAGCAGCGCCTGTCCCACCTGCGCACCGAGCTGCGCGGTGCCGTGCGCGCACGGGACAAGGCCGAAACCACGCGCATCCGTCGTGCGCTACGCGAGGCCGAGGCCGCGTGGGAGCACGCTCTCGAGTCCGAGGCGGGACCGGACGGCGAGGCACTCCTGACCGACCCCCCGGCCCCGCAAGCGTCGGCGACCACAGGCGCACCACGCCAGAAGGAGCGCCCGACGCACGGCTCCATCCCGATCCGCGAACAGGTCCACCAGGCGCTCACCCTGCTGGGTGCCCCCGCCTCCCCCAAGCTCATCTCGTCCACGTACGAGGCGTTCTTCACCGAGCCGCTGGTCGCCACCAAACTCGCGTCGCTCCGCCGCGACGAGGAGCGCTCCTTCACGGCGCAGGGCTACGCCCGCCCGTACTACATCTGCGCGGCGCTGACCCACGACCGCCTCGTCCCCGCACGTGGACTCCTTGCCCTGTCCACCTGGCCCGTGGAACGGCGGATCATCGGCCCGCTCAGCCCGCGCGCCGACTTCCTCACCCACGCGGTGGGGACCGCCGAGCAGATCCAGCGGCTCACCACCGCGGGGCATCCGGCCCCGGACGCGGCCTGGCGGCTGCTGCGCCGTTTCGCCCTCACGATCCCCGGTGCCCACGACGCCGCGGCCCCGGAACCCGATCCCGCCCGCGTGATCGCGGCTGCCCGCGCCGAAGCGGCCGTCCACCAGCAGGAGGACGACCAGCAGCGGCAAGCGGCAGCGCAGCGCGCCCGTGCCCAACTCGCCGACACACAGCAGCTGTTCGGTGCGGCACCGATGCGTGACGCCCTGCGTGACGCGAGTGGGACCCTGTCCTGACGCCCCCTTCCCGCCAGCGATGACGTCAGACGCCTCGCACGCCGGTGAGCTCCCGAAGACGTACTGAAGACGTTCCCGAAGTAGAGACGATGCCCTCGCAGCAGTCCGAACCTCCCGACGACCGACTCGCGCGGCTGCGCGGACCGCAGCCCCCTCAGCCGTACACCGCCCGCAAGATCACCGCCCTGACCGCCAATCCCGCCTGCGCCCGCCGCGCCGTCCTCGACGCCGCCGGGGTGGACAAGGCGTTACTCGCCCAACAGGTCGGGTACGAGCCGCGCTTCGGCCAGTCGCCCTTCGCCCTCGCCCGCGAACAGGCGTTCCACGGCCTGGTGAAGTGGGGCGGCTACGCCGAGCTCATCCGGCTGCTGCGCGAGCAGCTCTCCGTCCCCGTGGCAGAGGCCCATGTCACCGACCTCAACGAGGTGGGGGGTAACACGGCCCTGCCCGTGCGCGAGCGGGAGACCCGCCGCCTCATCGCGCACGTGGCCTCCGGCCAGGACGTGCGGCTCATCCTCGACCGCCCCGTGCTCGCCCTCGAAGTCGCCGGTCAGACGGCGTACTTGGAACCGGACGCGCTCACCCACCGCATCGAGGGGAAGTTCCACGTCGTCCTGATCCGCTCGTTCGCGGCGATCGACGGCCAGGCCAACCCGACCGCCGTCGCCGAGGCGGCCAAGCAGGCAGCGGTGTACGTCCTCGCCCTGCGCCGCGCCTTCGACACCGCCGGCCTGCCCATCGAGCAGATCTCCCACAAGTTCCTGCTCGTCTGTCCCAAGGACTTCTCCAACCGCCCCTACGGCCGCCTGATCGACCTCCGGCAGGAACTCGACGCCCTCCAGTTCCAGCTCTCCCGGCTGCGGCGCGCCGAGGACCTCGCGGCCGGGCTCCCCGAGACGGCGACCCTGGACACGACCCGAAGCACGGACGAACTCTCCTCCTCCATAGAGGCGTTGGACGCGTCTTACACACCCTCCTGCTTGTCCTTCTGCGAAATGGCGCGTTACTGCCGCGACGAGGCCGACGGATGCGCCTCACCGGCCCGCCTGGGCAACGGCGTACGCAACGACCTGCCGGGCATCGACTCCACCCGCACCGCGCTCGACTACCTGGACGGCGTCGCCGCCCCGGGAGAGGCCGAGGTGGAAGCCGCCGACCTGCTGCGCGCCGCCGCCCGGCTGCGCCGACTCCGCCGGGGGGCCGCATGAGCGTCCTGTCCACCGTCGCGGCGCTCACGGCGTCCCGTACCGGCCGTGCCGAACCACTGACGACCGTCCGCCACCAGCACCTGGACGAGAAGCCGTTCGTCCTGGTACCGCTCACCCTCGCCGGCGAAACATGCGCGCCCCTGGCCGCGCTCGCGGGTACGGACCCCGAGCACCCGACCCTCCTCACCGTCCGCCAGCCGCGCAACCGCGCCGAACGCTTCCGGTTCGCCGAGCGCCTCGCCGCACTCCTCCTCGCGTACATAGAGGGGTGCCGGACGGAGACGGAGCCCTACACCGCCGGCCGCGGCAAGGAGAAGGAGGAACGCCTGCGCTTCCAGCGGGCCCCGCAGCTCCTCCTGCCGAACGGCGAGGGCATCGCCTACGTTCGCCTGCTCGGCCGACTGACCAGACTGCGCGCCACCGAGGGGCCGTACGCGGTCGACCCGTCCGTGCCCGCCCTCGGCAAGTGGCTGACCTGGTTCGCGGAGCTGGCCGAGTTCCCGAACTCCGGTGTGCTGCTCGCGATGACCCGGCTGCTCGCCGCGCACTGGGCCACGGGCCAGAGCCCTTCCGAGGACTCCCACCTCGCGTCCCTGCTCGCCTGGATCGATCCACCGGAGGGCAGCGACGGCGCGCGGGTGGCACGGGAGGCGGAGGACCCCGCCGTGTGGCCGCCGGCCGGTCCGTCCACGGACCCGGTCTTCGACCGGACCCTCCACGAACTGATGACGCGCTACGACGAGGCGTCCGACGACCGCGGACGCGAGGCGGTCGGCCGCCAGATCGACCGTGAGCTGAGCGGCCAGATGCTGCCCACCTGGCGGCTGATGTGGCGCGGCGTGGAGCTGCTCCGCGATCTGCCGGAGGGGGCCCACGTCCCCGGCCGCTGGGCCCTCGACCGGCGCTGGTTCTCCGAGTACGCCGAGTACCTGGACGCCGACGGCCGCCCGCAGGCCCGTCGCGACCAGGCCGTCAGAGCCGCCCGCCGCCTGGCCCGGCTGGAGGACGCGGTCGCCCGCTACGAGGCGGAGCGCGCGTACGACGACCCGCTGGTGATGGCGGAGTACGAGCTGACCGGCGAGGCGTTCACGGGCACGGTGACTGCCAGGGACGAGGACCGCTTCGTCCCCGGCGACCGTCCCGGCTCCCAGGTGTGGCGCCCGACGATCACACTCCGCACCAGCACCGACACCCGCGTCGGTCTCGCGGTCGGCACGGAGGTGAAGTCCCCCGCCCGGCCCGGCCAAGGAGCCCGGATCCTCGACATACGGCAGGAGGACGACGGCAGCCACGTCGTGGTGCTCCAGCTCAAAGGCGGCTTCGCACGGAAGCAGAAGCCGCCCGCACCGGCCGGCACCCTCGCGGAGACCGGCGAGGAACTGACGTACACCACGCTCAACCCCACGGCCATGCCGTCCGCCCTGCCCGACGAGGAGAACACCCCCTGGACCCACGGCGGTCCGCCCCAGCCGTACGAACCCACCGACGAGGACGCAGAGGAGACCTGGGAGTGACCGCCCTCCTTCCCGACACCGGGGAGCCCGAAGCCCTCACCCCCGGCGAAAGCGCGGACCGCGCGGTCGCGGGGATCCTGACCAGCCTCGACACCGCGCCCGGCCGGGGCGTGGTCGTGGACTCGCCTCCCGGAGCCGGCAAATCCACGCTGGTAGTGCGGGCCACCGGGCACCTGACCTCCGCGGGCCACCAGCTCATGATCGTCGCGCAGACCAACGAGCAGGTCGACGACCTCGTGGACCGCATCGCGCGTGAACACCCCGGGCTGGCGCTCGGCCGCCTCCACGCCCGCGGCCACACCCTCCCGCCCCGCGTCACCCGGCACCCCAGCGTCACCGGGAGCAGCGAGGTGACGAACCTGCGCGACCTGCCCGTCGTGGTGTCCACCGCGAAGAAGTGGTCGTTCGTCACCCCGGACAAGTGCGCGCCGTGGCGGTGGGCCATCGTCGACGAGGCGTACCAGATGCGCTCGGACGGGCTCCTGGCGACGGCCCCGCTGTTCGCCCAAGACGACTCGCAAGTCCTCTTCGTCGGCGACCCCGGCCAGCTCGACCCCTTCGCCACCGTGGAGACCGACCGCTGGCACGGCCTGACCTGGGACCCCCTGCGCAACGCGGTCGACGTCACCCTCGCCCACAACCCCGACCTCTTACGCCACCAGCTCCCCGTCTCCTGGCGCCTCCCGGAGACGGCAGCGCCCCTGGTCGAACGAGCCTTCTACCCCTTCTACCGGTTCGTCCCCGGCACGACGGCACCGGAGCGCGTGCTGTCCTACGCCAGCCTGTCCCACGGCACCGGCCCGCTGGACGACGTCCTCGCCCGGGCCGCCGACTCCGGCTGGGGCCACCTGGAACTCCCCGCCCGCCACACGCTCGACCAGGACCCGGAGGTGGCGGATGCCCTCGCGGCGACGGCGGCCCGGCTTCTGGAGCGCGGTGCGCTGGTCAACGGCGATCCCCTGACGGCGGACCGCATCGCGATCGGCACGGCACGCACTGTGCAGGCGGACGCGGTCCGCACCCGCCTCGCCTCCCGCGGCCTGACCGGCATCACGGTGGACACCGCCAACCGCCTCCAGGGCCGCGAGTTCGACGTCACCCTCGTCTGGCACCCGCTGTCCGGCCGCCAGGACGCCTCCGACTTCCACCTGGAGACGGGCCGCCTGTGCGTCCTGCTCTCCCGGCACCGCTTCGCCTGCATCGTGGTGGCCCGCGCCGGCATCCGCGACCTGCTGGACCGGCATCCGCGGAGCAGCCCTGTGTATCTGGACGTGCCGCCTAAGTTTCCGGATGGGTGGCGGGCGCATCAGGTGGTTATGGGGTGGCTGGAGCGGGGGGAGCACAGAACACGTGGCTGACGGGCGCGCCCCGTGTCGTGCCGCAAGCGTCACCGAGAATGTGCGATCCCCCTCCGCCACGTCAGTGCTGCCGATGAACAGCGGCATTCCTGTTGGTCGTTCAGTCCTCGTCACATCGTCTCAGTCGGTGTCACTCTCACCACGCCCGGCCGTGTTCACCGATGCGGCTGATGGACTCAGCTCTCCGTCCACAGTGTTTTCATCAGATGCCGCCTGTCATCGGGTGCCGGAACTCTCCGAAAGACGCCGGGAGATACCCGGTGAATGCAATCGACGCCATACCGGTGCAGCAACTGAAGTTCCCGCTCAGCGGGCGCATCAGGGAGCAGCACGGCAAGCCGGTCCACAGGACGCGGACTGTGCGGGGCGTAGTCCAATAACTGGGAGAGGGCTTCACGCACGTACGCGTGATCGGTGCGGCTCTTCGCTTCGATCACCTCCACACTGTCAGCCCCCTGTATATAGATGTCACAAAGGCCGACTGGGGATCGGAAACGCTCAGCAGCGACAGCGAGCGTGGCGCAGAACTCCATGACCAACGGCTGTTCCTCACGCCTGTAGAGGGTCCTCGCCGCCGAGCGCTCGAAGCTGACGACCGGCGTGTGCTGCTGTTCCAATGCAGCCCGCTGAACCGAGAGCGGATCGCGGGCAGGCAGCTCCTCGATGCCGAGTTGCTCCAACACCGTTCTGGTGGTTATGCGCAAACCCTCGATGACAGCGCGGGCTTTGTCACCTTCGAGCACCAACTGGCCGGGAAAGCCGTAGTTCTTGGAATATCCGATCAGTTCAGCCAGTTCCTCGTAGGGAACCTCTGCTGGGACGAAGTCCCGCAGGCTGTAAACGGTATGCCAACTCTTACCTCCGGGTGATGGCGGCCAGAGCGTGTCGGCGACCTCGCGGTTGACGAAGATGACGCCGACTTCTCCTACAGCCAGCACCTTCTTCGCCCCAGTGAACAGAGCCACGTCGCCTGTACGAACGCTGGACATGGCCTTGTCATGAGCCGATGTGGCACCCCAGAAGCGGGCCACACCTGCGGGATGAAAGCGGCTGAGCTGCTCAAGTTGGCGAGGCGACAGATGCCTCGCCAAGGCCTCATCAGTGAAGGGCACTTCCTGCTCAAGCGTGTCGTGCCAATGTCTCCGCGACTCCTTGCTTCCGTATGCCGGACACACGAGCACTCGCGCTTCGAAGTCGACGTCCGGCACGGAGCCTGCCGCGCCCTGGATGAGATCAGCCGCACACACACAGTGATCATATCCGTAGATCAGCTAATCATACTAGCTATTGCAGTCTGGCAGCGGTTCCTGTCCGGGCGCGACCGAGGGGACTCCTGTCGCTCCTTCGGTGCTCGGAAAGTGACCACCACGACCGCCTGTGGACTCAATGAAGGCCAGACCACCTGCTGGGACTTCGTAGATGCGCTGGGCCCTGATCAGCATGCTCGCCCCCACCGTCCTCGTCGTCACCCGGTCCCGCACCAACGCTCCCGCACCGGCCCCCGACAGCGCCCGATCACCCTTCCGACTACTCCGGGCCGCCGTGCTGCTGCACCACCGCTCACACGTCCGTCATGAACCCCACGAACCGCGACCACTCCTCGCAGCCAACAGAGAAGTGAGGACGCGTCACATCCTTGGAGTCCCGTACGCACACGGCGTGTTCGGTGACCGCGACCTCGACGTAGTCGTCGCCCGAGCTGCCGCTGTTTCGGGTCAGAGATCAACCGGCCGTTCCCCTGCCCTTCGGAGTACGCCAGCCGGCGCCCCTTCGGTGTCTCCAAGAGGCGTACGGGACCGTCCATGCAAGCACGGAACTCCGCACCCAACGGCATGACTTGCAGCGTCATGTTGCGAGCGCAGTACGTTCCGGCACGTAGTCCAACTGGCGACACCACACGTCACGACCGACGGGCCTGCGCCGGAATACGACCTCCTCCACAATGAAGTGGAAGGGAACAGTGGGCCGCTCCGACAGCATCCTCTGCCGATCCAGCCTCGCCACCACCTGAGCCTCCAACTGCTCGTCGGTCAGTACGGGAATGCGGTTCTCGAACAAGGCCCGCGCATACCTGCGCGACCCCCGGCTCGGACACGCACAGCGGGCGGATCTGACCACGACGGCGGGGCGCGGTTCACCCGGTACGCGCCAGGCGGCTGAGCACACCCCTCCTCCACGGCCGATGAGTTCAGACCTGACGCCCGAGTGAGCCGCCGCCGCACTTGAACCGGTTCAACGAGGGGCACTGGGAGGTGCTGACAGCGGTCTCCGCAGTCGATGAGGCGAACCGCAACGGCTCCGAACCTGGACAGGTAGGAGCTGTTCGGGAAAACGCACCAGAACCGGCAGCCTGAGTGGGAAACTCAGCTAGGACGTAACGACCTGAGGAGTTCAAGGCATGGCAACAGGTGCCCACGACGAACCGGTTCCGGCAGAAGACGGACGTGGGCAGCGAGTCCTCGACCTCCTGGACAAGGCAATCGACAGCCAAAGCCAATTGGTACGCAAGAACATCGCCCGGGCCCGCCAGCGGAACCCGGAGGCGACACCAGACCAGGTAATCCGCAATCTGGAGCGGATGTACGTCAGCGCCTTGACCGGGACGGGTGCTGCGGTTGGAGGAACCGCAGCCGCGCCCGGCGTCGGCACGGGAGTCGCACTGGCACTGTCGGCAGGCGAGGCTCTCTCGTCTCTTGAACTGAGCGCCCTCTTCGCGCTCTCGCTCGCCGAAGTCCACGGAGTCCCCATCGACGAGATCGAGCGCCGCCGAACGATCGTGATGGGAATCATGCTCGGCGGGAGCGGCTCCGCCACCATTACCAAGGTCGCCGAGCGTACGGGGCAACACTGGGGTCGTCAGGTTGTGGCCAAGGTGCCTGTCGAGACGTTGCGTCAGATCAACAAGATCTTGGGGAAGAACTTCATCACCAAGTACGGGACCAAGCAGGGAATCATCGTTCTCGGTCGAGTGGCACCGTTCGGTATCGGCGCTGTGATTGGTGGTGGCGCCAACGCTGCCATGGCCACTCTGGCCGTGAGGGCCGGTCGTCGCGCATTTGGCCCACCCCCGACGTCGTGGCATGACTGACGCGCAGCACATCGCCAAGTCCGAGAAGCCGACGGAGCTCGTTCACCGCCCCGCGCGGCCATTGGGACCGGACGGGGCGTAACTCTCAGTCATCAGACAGCGACCACGTGCACGTCCGTCGGCGCGAGGACCGTCAGGTAGGCCTGGATGTCCCCCGGGTTCGGTCGTGAAGATCACCGCGCTGCCGTGCCGGGCCGCTGCCAGTGCCACCCAGGCGTCCACCGCGTCCGGCCGCTTCTTCGCCGGCAGGGCGGCCCGCCCCAGAGCGGTGCCGATGCGCCGCCAGTCCGCGAGGTCCGGGCCCGTCGCGCAGGCCAGACACTCCGGACGGCCCGCCTTCGTCTCACGCATCGGCGGCTCGGATGTACGGGCCTGAGGGACCGTGCAGTCCTTCAGGACACCGGACAGGGCGTGCACCAGCGCCGGCTGGGGGCGCCACACCTGGGCGAGGACCGGTCCGAGCACCAGCGCCCGGTGCGGGACCGTGCGCAGTCCCTCGTGGAGAGCCACCGCCTTCGCCTTGCGGTCGGCGAGTGCGATGAGCATGCCGGTGTCGTAGACCGGCACCCGTGCGCTCACGCGGCGTTTCCCGGACGGCGGCCTTGCCGGTCCCGGCCGTGGACGAGGCCAAGGGCCTCCTCGACCTCGCGGCGTTCCTCCTCCGTCAGCTCCGCGTCCGGTTCCGGGGCGGGCTCGGCAGGCAGCCCGTCCGCTGCCCGCTCCGCCCGGGCGATGAGTGCGTCCACCTCGGCGAACTGTTCCTCTATGGCATCGCTCTCGGCCATCTGGCGCGTTGCGGCGTGCACCAGGTATGCCGAGACGTCCATGCCCGCCCGTTCCGCGTGCTGCCTGATGCGTTCGGCCTGGTCCTGCTCCAAGCTGATGGTGATGCGCGCCTTTGCCACGAAAGCATCGTAATACGCGTATGACGGCAGCGCGAGTGCAGGCGGTGGGGCCAACCGCGCACGTCTCCCCTCTCCCCGGCGCCCCGTTCCGTACCGCCCCCCCTACCGCAGATCCGCCTCCCGCCCCGCGCGGCGGACCCGCGGTACGACGGCGATCCGTCACAGCGTCCGGGGCGCCAAGGCCCCGATCACCCGCTCGACGTCGTCCCGCCACGCACACAGTTCCGCCTGCGTGGGAGCCAGCTCGTACCCGTGGTAGTGGCAGGCCCGGCTGAGGCCGGCCCAGGTCGCCGACCAGCGGCGGGCCGTGTCGCAGTCGGCGTAGGCCTCCAGGCACAGGGCCTGGGCGTGCGGCGGGCAGCGGGCCAGCTGCGGCTTGCGGGCCTGCCAGTAGCGGCGCAGGGCCTCTTCGAGGGCGTGGCGCAGCAGCAGTGCCACGGCGCGCGGCCAGACGCCTGTGGTGGAGGCGGTGGCCGTCCCGAGCAACCGGTCCGCGCCCGCGAGCAGTTCCTCGGGGGTCGAGGTGGACGGCGGCGGAGGCGGGAGGGGTGCGGGGAGCCGGGGCGGGCGCGCGGGCGGGACGGGTGTGGCCGGGTGGATCGTGGTCACAGGGATCGCACCGCCTTCGCGAGGTCCGCCGTGCGGCGGATGATCTCCTCCACGTCGTCGACGGGCACGGCTTCGTGGGAGCCCTTGTTGCACCACCGGATGTGGTCGGTGGCCTGCTGGCCGTAGGCCCGGGTGAGGTCGGTCATGGCCTCGCCCACCCGGTCGGTCTCACCGTAGAGGGCGAGGGAGGCCAGTTCGGTGAGCCTGTGGGCCTTGGCGATGCGCTGCTCGATCTCGGCGTGCGGCAGGCCCGTGCCGAGGAGCCGGCGCCGGGCCGGTTCGAGGAGGGCGGCCTCCAGGGCGGTGCGGCACAGGCCGGGCAGGACCCGGGCGGCGACGTCGCCGGGCAGGTCGCGGGTCCTGGCGAGCGCCCTCGCATCGTGCAGGGCCTGCTTGACGGGGTCGTCGCCGGAGCGGACGCGTACGGCGGAGCGCTCGCGGCGGTCGACGGTGAGGACGGTGGCTGGCAGCCGCAGGTACTTCAGGGCCTGCGGCAGGCGGGTGTCGTGGGTGAAGACGACGACCTGGCGGTGCTCGGCGAGGAGAGCGAGGACGCGGGCGAGGCCGTCCACCTTGGCGGGGTCCATGGACTGCACCGGGTCGTCGATGACCAGGAACCGGAAGGGGTTCTCCGGCAGGAAGGTGCGCGGGAGGAAGAGGGACAGGGCGAGGGAGTGCAGTTCCCCCTGGCTCATCACGCCGAGCGCGGGGGCGTCGATGTCGTCGACGGTCACGTCGAGGGCGACCTTGCGCTGGGTTGCGGAGCCGCTCAGGCGGACCGGGCCGAGGGCGACGTTGCTCTGCTGGCGCAGGTTGGACCAGATGCGCTGGGCGTCCTCGGCGATGGGCCGCATCCGGTCGGCGCGGATCTCGTCGTGGGTGGCCTTGAGCCATTTCTGGGCGGCCTTGACGCGGGTCAGGCGTGGGGCCGCCTGCTCGGCTGCGTGGGCCTTGTCGAGCCAGGCGGCGAGCGCCCGCGCGGCGTCACGCCAGGTGTCGTCCTGGTCGGCGAGGCGCCCCGCGGCATCTTGGCGGGTGACCCGTGCGGCGTCGGCGGCGGTCCGTGCGGCGTTCTCGGAGCCGGTCGCCAGCACGGCCGGGTCGGAGACGGTGCGGCAGCGCAGCCAGTCGTCCCAGGCGGCGGCGATCTCGGGCGGCAGCCAGTCGGGGGGCGGGACGGCCAGGTCCCGGACGGCCTGCGCGGCCGCGTCGAGTTCCCTGCGGGCGGTGAGGACCTGTTCGGCCTCGGCGCGCAGCCGGTGTTCCTGCTCGGCGGCGTCGCGTGCCCATTCCTCGTCGAGGCGGGCCGCACCGCCGCACACCGGACAGGTGTCGAGGTCGGGCTGGGCGCGGTGGTGGGCGAGCGCGCGGGCGAGGAGTTCGGCGCGGCGCAGCGCGTCCTCGGCGGACGTGCCCCGCAGATCCTCGGCGGAGGCGATGGCTTCGCGCAGCCGGGTCACGGCCGTGGCGACCGCCTCGGTGTCGGGTCCGGTCAGGGTGGAGCGGCGGCGCAGGTCGAACAGGAGGGACTCGTCCGCCACGCCGGTCCCGGCGGCCAGTTCGGCCGCTCGCGCGAGGTCCGGGCGCCGCCCGCTCAGTGCGGCGTGGGCGGCCGTGGCGCGGAGGTCTTCAGTGCTGTCCAGGAGAGCGAGCAGGGCGGGCAGTTCGGCCTTGGCCGCCTTGGCGGGTGCCTCGTACTCGCGGGCCAGCTCGCGCAACCGCTTGTCGGCGGCGGCGAGTTGCTCCAGCCCGAGGATGGAGGCGACGGCGTCGTACATCTCGCTGGGCTTGCCGCCGATCACCTGACCGAGCTCGGAGTACGACAGGAAGGGGCGGTAGGTCGCCAGGTCCTCCTGCCAGCCGAGGTCCGGAAGCGGGACGGGGTCGTGGCCGGGCCGGTCGAGTTCGGCGGTGGAGTCGG
The genomic region above belongs to Streptomyces coeruleorubidus and contains:
- a CDS encoding AAA family ATPase, whose translation is MTALLPDTGEPEALTPGESADRAVAGILTSLDTAPGRGVVVDSPPGAGKSTLVVRATGHLTSAGHQLMIVAQTNEQVDDLVDRIAREHPGLALGRLHARGHTLPPRVTRHPSVTGSSEVTNLRDLPVVVSTAKKWSFVTPDKCAPWRWAIVDEAYQMRSDGLLATAPLFAQDDSQVLFVGDPGQLDPFATVETDRWHGLTWDPLRNAVDVTLAHNPDLLRHQLPVSWRLPETAAPLVERAFYPFYRFVPGTTAPERVLSYASLSHGTGPLDDVLARAADSGWGHLELPARHTLDQDPEVADALAATAARLLERGALVNGDPLTADRIAIGTARTVQADAVRTRLASRGLTGITVDTANRLQGREFDVTLVWHPLSGRQDASDFHLETGRLCVLLSRHRFACIVVARAGIRDLLDRHPRSSPVYLDVPPKFPDGWRAHQVVMGWLERGEHRTRG
- a CDS encoding DUF397 domain-containing protein, with the protein product MTRNSGSSGDDYVEVAVTEHAVCVRDSKDVTRPHFSVGCEEWSRFVGFMTDV
- a CDS encoding plasmid mobilization protein, with the protein product MAKARITISLEQDQAERIRQHAERAGMDVSAYLVHAATRQMAESDAIEEQFAEVDALIARAERAADGLPAEPAPEPDAELTEEERREVEEALGLVHGRDRQGRRPGNAA
- a CDS encoding AAA family ATPase, encoding MSVSAGPAPDASPMGPPAHDPPVGTLAHLIDGRLAGSDLDEETRAVLLTAFKDEAPVRGRMPGAYLQSVTVSGFRGIGRTARLPLTPGPGLTLVTGRNGSGKSSFAEAVEIALTGDNARWRGRSDIWRKSWRNLHHGQEPQVAVELRIDGDPEPATVLRTWHGDDVADSTAELDRPGHDPVPLPDLGWQEDLATYRPFLSYSELGQVIGGKPSEMYDAVASILGLEQLAAADKRLRELAREYEAPAKAAKAELPALLALLDSTEDLRATAAHAALSGRRPDLARAAELAAGTGVADESLLFDLRRRSTLTGPDTEAVATAVTRLREAIASAEDLRGTSAEDALRRAELLARALAHHRAQPDLDTCPVCGGAARLDEEWARDAAEQEHRLRAEAEQVLTARRELDAAAQAVRDLAVPPPDWLPPEIAAAWDDWLRCRTVSDPAVLATGSENAARTAADAARVTRQDAAGRLADQDDTWRDAARALAAWLDKAHAAEQAAPRLTRVKAAQKWLKATHDEIRADRMRPIAEDAQRIWSNLRQQSNVALGPVRLSGSATQRKVALDVTVDDIDAPALGVMSQGELHSLALSLFLPRTFLPENPFRFLVIDDPVQSMDPAKVDGLARVLALLAEHRQVVVFTHDTRLPQALKYLRLPATVLTVDRRERSAVRVRSGDDPVKQALHDARALARTRDLPGDVAARVLPGLCRTALEAALLEPARRRLLGTGLPHAEIEQRIAKAHRLTELASLALYGETDRVGEAMTDLTRAYGQQATDHIRWCNKGSHEAVPVDDVEEIIRRTADLAKAVRSL